The genomic region AGAACGTTGCCTCCGGCATCACTGCCCGTATTAAGGTACTTTCAAACCTTAAACTTGATGAAAAACGTTTACCGCAGGATGGCCGGTTCAAAATAGACAGTGATGGAGAAAACGTGGCGTTTCGTGTTTCCACACTGCCGACAGCCTTTGGTGAAAAGACGGTTATGCGTTTGCTTAAAGAGTCCGCGGCAGGTTTTACGTTGGAAAGTCTCGGCTTTCATGGCGAAGCGCTGGAACGCATTCATGAGGTCATGAAGCATACAACGGGAATGATCTTGGCGTCAGGACCAACAGGTTCCGGAAAGACAACGACGCTCTACTCCATTCTTGATATATTGAACACACCTAAGGTCAATATTTCTACCATTGAAGACCCTATTGAGTATCAGGTGCCTCGGGTGAACCAAACGCAAGTAAAGCCCGAGATCGGCTTGTCGTTCTCAAATGGGCTGCGCGCGTTGGTGCGCCAAGACCCTGACATCATCATGGTGGGTGAGATCCGCGACGGCGAGACGGCGTCTTTGGCCGTGAATGCGTCTTTGACGGGACACTTAGTGCTTTCCACCCTCCACACCAACTCCGCGGCCGGGGCTATTCCGCGCCTGCTTGATATGGGCATGGAACCGTTCCTCCTTGTTTCCACGCTGAAAGTCATTATTGCCCAGCGACTCGTACGAAAACTCTGCAAGGCGCGTGAGAAATATTTTCTGAGCGAACCGGAGCAGAAAACGCTTGCGAAGAAAATAGATACCGATAAACTCCTCGCACAGCTCAAAGAGGAAAAGATCATTGACCAGAAAGCGTCATGGGAGAAGGTGCCATTTTATAAGGCAAAAAAATCAGAGAGTTGTGAGAGCGGTTACAGCGGAAGAATCGGTATTCACGAAGTGCTGAAGGTATCTCCCGCTGTCCAAGGGCTTATCATGAAGGGCGCCACAGCAGGGGAGATTGAGGATCAGGCAAAAAAAGAAGGCATGAAGACGATGCTTGAGGATGGTATTTTCTTGGCTGTCCAAGGGATTACCACCATAGAAGAAGTGTTTAGAGTGATTAGTGAGTAGAATAAAAACTTATCATGCGTTTTACATACAAAGCCATAGGCCCAGGCGGTGAGAAGATATCAAACAGCGCTGAAGCGAAAGATAAATTTGATCTTGCCAGAGAGCTGAAGGTCAGCGGGAAGCTCTTAATATTTGCCGAGGAGGATGGTCGCAATACTGCCATAAACCTGGCTTCCATCAACGCGCTTTTAAGCCGTGTCACTATGCAGGATAAAATTATCTTTGCGCGCAATTTAAGCGCCATGGTTCATGCGGGTCTCTCCCTCTCTCGCGGCATGAATATTCTGGAGCGGCAAACCAAAAATGAAAAATTTAAAAAAATATTGCGTACCGTCGGAGACGATATAAAAAAAGGAAGCAGTTTGGGCGACAGCATGAAAAAACACCCCAGCGCGTTTTCATCGCTCTTTGTCGCCATGGTGCGCGCCGGAGAAGAGTCCGGCTCTTTGGCGACTTCGCTGAAACTTGTCGGCAGTCAAATGGAGAAGAGTTATAACTTGCAGAAAAAGATCAAAGGAGCGCTCGTCTATCCCGCCATCATTATGATCGCGATGGTAATTGTGGGAGCGCTCATGATGATATTCGTGGTTCCCACGCTCACCTCCGCCTTTAAGGAACTCTCCGCGGAGTTACCGCTCTCTACCCGATCCATTATTTTTGTAAGCGACGTGCTCATCGCCCACACCGCTCTGATCTTTTTCGGACTGACGGCTCTCGTTCTCCTACTCGTCGCGTTCTTTAGGACGCAAAAAGGGAAACGCGGACTTGACTTTACGTTTCTCCGTATTCCAATAATCGGAACGCTTGTAAAAAAAACGAATTCCGCACGCACGACGCGCACGCTCTCCTCGCTCCTCTCTTCGGGAGTAGACATTGTTGAGGCGCTCGGCATCACTCGAGACGTTCTGCAAAACTCGTACTACAAAGAAGTCGTGGCAGAGGCGCAGGAAGGAATCCAGAAAGGGCGCCCACTCTCCAGTAGCTTCATAAAAGTGGAAGGTTTGTACCCGATCATGGTCGGTGAGATGATGGAAGTCGGGGAGGAGACGGGGCAACTCTCCGCGATGCTCTTGGAAATTGCCGATTTTTATGAAGGAGAAGTGGAAGAGGCGACAAAAAACATGGCCACGATCATTGAGCCGTTCCTCATGATCGTGGTGGGCGCGGTCGTCGGTTTCTTTGCCATTGCCATGATCTCGCCCACATACTCACTTCTCAACAATATCTAACATATGAGGCACGCTCAAAGCCGGAAAGGAATAACCGTCGTGGAACTGGTCATCGTGATTGCCGTTATCGGGGTTCTTTCTCTTGTGGTGTTCTCTCCTTTGGCGCGGTTTCGGGACAGTCAGGTGTTGGTCTCCACGGCAGAGCAAGTAATCTCGCTTCTCTATAAAGCGCGCACGGATACTATTGCTTCCAAAGACGCGGCGCAATACGGAGTGCATTTTGAAGTGGGCAGAGCCGTGTTGTTTAAAGGAGCAACTTTTACCGAACCAAACAGCAACAACAAAGAACTCGCTCTGCCTCTCCTTGTGCGGGCCTCCACAATCTCTTTAAGTGGTGGCGGGACAGATATTGTGTTTGATCGGTTGGTCGGCACCACAGCGCAGTCTGGCACAATTGTGCTAACATTAAGGAATAATGCTTCAAGCACGCGCACCATCGCGATCGGGCAAACCGGTACGGTAGAGCTTCTTAAATAAAATATGTTTATGCACAGAGAGAGACAACAAAAAGGATTCGGAGTCGTTGAAATCATCGTGGGGGCATCCGTCATCTCCATTGCGTTATTTGGGTTGGTCTCAACGTTTCAGAATTCTCTTCGCATAAGCAGAGAAACCGGTCGTATCATTGAAGCGCGGTTTTTGATGGAAGAAGGTCTTGAGGCAGCGCGCATCATGCGCGATGCGGGATGGAGTAACGTGGGAAGTCTCGCAACAAGTTCTCCTATTTATTTGGTATTTTCAGGCGGCACGTGGGCGACCACAAGCACACAAACATTCATTGGAGGGACATTCTTGCGGAGCGTGGTGGTGGAAGACGTGCGCCGAGATGGCAATGACGATATCGCAAGCGCGGGCTCCCTTGACCCGAACGTGAAGAAGGTGACCGTTTCGGTATCGTGGTTCGGAAGGTCGGCTACTACCACCGAGTCGGCCGCGACATATTTGGTGAACATTTTTTAACATGATGAGAACCATATTCCAACAAAGACTCCGCGAGCAAAAAAAAGAGAAAGGGTATTCTCTGCTTGAGATGGTTATCTATATCGGTGTTTTTGCTTTTCTTTCCGTTGTGGTCGTGAACTCACTCCTCATCACCACGAGCTCGTTTTTAAAAATTCGTACCGAACGCAATCTCAATAATACCGCCCTCGTTTCCATGGAACGCGTTATCCGGGAAACTCGCTTGGCAAATAATGTGCAGATCTTGAACAGTACCTTTAATGTGAACCCGGGACGGTTGACGCTAGACACGCGCGACGGCGCCGGACTCCCGAAAACAGTTGAGTTCTACGTGAGCGACGGAAGACTTCGAGTGAGAGAGAATGGAGCGGATACGGGTGCGCTTACGCCTTCAAATATTGAATTACAAGATTTGAAGTTCCGCCTTATTACCAATGGAAGCGTGCAGGCGGTCAAAGTAGAAATGACCTTGCGTGATACGCGAGTAGCTACCTCTTCGCCACGGAGTTTCTACAATACCGCGCTTCTGCGGGGAAGTTACTAAGAATGTATATACCATGATGAAAAAAAACAACAATGTTTTACACAGAAATGGCGGACAGGCGGTACTCATGTCTGTGGTGTTTTTCCTCTTCATCTCTCTTGCGATCATGTTTGGCTTGGCGTCTCCGGTGGCGCGCGACATTTCTCTTG from Patescibacteria group bacterium harbors:
- a CDS encoding ATPase, T2SS/T4P/T4SS family produces the protein MRVETDQLKKFIVDSGLLSETDLSRAEEDAREKNISLKQVLLGDGHISEDDLRRMEAYVLGIPFINFKDHKIDFSTLALIPEPIARRHNIIAFKKTDDSLEVAMLDTDDLAAIDFVKKKVGLKILPRLTDQESIKNALLQYQKSLKAEFGDIIQKEASALGAAPESEQGEEASEKELKKLAEDLPVVTIVDTLLKHAIVQNASDIHIEPQERELMIRYRIDGILHDAMVLPKNVASGITARIKVLSNLKLDEKRLPQDGRFKIDSDGENVAFRVSTLPTAFGEKTVMRLLKESAAGFTLESLGFHGEALERIHEVMKHTTGMILASGPTGSGKTTTLYSILDILNTPKVNISTIEDPIEYQVPRVNQTQVKPEIGLSFSNGLRALVRQDPDIIMVGEIRDGETASLAVNASLTGHLVLSTLHTNSAAGAIPRLLDMGMEPFLLVSTLKVIIAQRLVRKLCKAREKYFLSEPEQKTLAKKIDTDKLLAQLKEEKIIDQKASWEKVPFYKAKKSESCESGYSGRIGIHEVLKVSPAVQGLIMKGATAGEIEDQAKKEGMKTMLEDGIFLAVQGITTIEEVFRVISE
- a CDS encoding type II secretion system F family protein gives rise to the protein MRFTYKAIGPGGEKISNSAEAKDKFDLARELKVSGKLLIFAEEDGRNTAINLASINALLSRVTMQDKIIFARNLSAMVHAGLSLSRGMNILERQTKNEKFKKILRTVGDDIKKGSSLGDSMKKHPSAFSSLFVAMVRAGEESGSLATSLKLVGSQMEKSYNLQKKIKGALVYPAIIMIAMVIVGALMMIFVVPTLTSAFKELSAELPLSTRSIIFVSDVLIAHTALIFFGLTALVLLLVAFFRTQKGKRGLDFTFLRIPIIGTLVKKTNSARTTRTLSSLLSSGVDIVEALGITRDVLQNSYYKEVVAEAQEGIQKGRPLSSSFIKVEGLYPIMVGEMMEVGEETGQLSAMLLEIADFYEGEVEEATKNMATIIEPFLMIVVGAVVGFFAIAMISPTYSLLNNI
- a CDS encoding GspH/FimT family pseudopilin, which encodes MRHAQSRKGITVVELVIVIAVIGVLSLVVFSPLARFRDSQVLVSTAEQVISLLYKARTDTIASKDAAQYGVHFEVGRAVLFKGATFTEPNSNNKELALPLLVRASTISLSGGGTDIVFDRLVGTTAQSGTIVLTLRNNASSTRTIAIGQTGTVELLK
- a CDS encoding type II secretion system protein; protein product: MHRERQQKGFGVVEIIVGASVISIALFGLVSTFQNSLRISRETGRIIEARFLMEEGLEAARIMRDAGWSNVGSLATSSPIYLVFSGGTWATTSTQTFIGGTFLRSVVVEDVRRDGNDDIASAGSLDPNVKKVTVSVSWFGRSATTTESAATYLVNIF